A genomic window from Streptomyces sp. 846.5 includes:
- a CDS encoding galactosyltransferase-related protein, with protein sequence MIVAPATALARRLVDFVILANDPAVPAATAGYWELSRAVFAHLDADVRDLLACDTAGNRAYASLIDAFADPDRHDALTRRLAALLAADPRATSRLTEAVNAGPSQTWLDYHLGAEYVREVPPVGLDDVLALARERLSPAPRRAPDGPGVHVVIPFRDPATGARTRNLVACLLALRDQDHAHGKCQVTVVEADTRPRHRDLLEGLVDSYLFAPHDGRFNKSWTVNVGVAADDRRARFTCVLDGDFLIDRSFISRNSERLAAGGHTAHVCCRRALFLDEASTAAAIRLRCQERAASTPERILRGVVLRDPPGGALWVRTDAFHCIGGFDERFEGWGGEDEDITRRLGRDGEFRRYDDQLLHMDHPRPPMRTEENQSFNGHVEMMTWTGGNGFGDVAKYSVRA encoded by the coding sequence GTGATCGTTGCGCCCGCCACCGCCTTGGCCCGTCGTCTGGTCGACTTCGTGATTCTGGCCAATGATCCGGCAGTGCCAGCGGCGACTGCCGGCTACTGGGAGCTGAGCCGCGCGGTGTTCGCCCATCTGGACGCGGACGTGCGCGATCTTCTGGCTTGCGATACGGCCGGCAACCGGGCGTATGCCAGCCTGATCGATGCGTTCGCCGACCCCGACCGCCACGACGCCCTCACCCGGCGGCTGGCCGCGCTGCTCGCAGCAGACCCGCGCGCGACGTCCCGGCTCACGGAAGCCGTGAACGCGGGCCCATCGCAGACCTGGCTCGACTACCACCTGGGGGCCGAGTACGTCCGGGAGGTGCCACCCGTCGGCCTCGACGACGTGCTCGCCCTGGCCCGGGAGAGGTTGTCCCCAGCGCCGCGCCGCGCGCCCGACGGGCCTGGTGTGCACGTGGTCATCCCCTTCCGTGACCCGGCCACCGGAGCACGCACCAGGAACCTGGTGGCCTGTCTCCTGGCGCTGCGCGATCAGGACCACGCGCACGGGAAGTGCCAAGTCACCGTCGTCGAGGCCGACACCCGCCCGCGGCACCGCGATCTACTCGAGGGGCTCGTCGACTCCTATCTGTTCGCGCCCCACGACGGCCGCTTCAACAAGTCCTGGACGGTCAACGTCGGTGTGGCCGCTGACGACCGCAGGGCGCGGTTCACCTGTGTGCTCGACGGGGACTTCCTGATCGACCGGTCCTTCATCAGCCGCAATAGCGAAAGGCTGGCCGCTGGCGGCCATACGGCGCACGTCTGTTGCCGACGCGCGCTCTTCCTCGACGAAGCATCGACCGCCGCAGCCATCCGCCTTCGCTGCCAGGAGCGAGCGGCCTCGACCCCTGAGCGGATACTCCGCGGCGTGGTCCTCCGGGATCCGCCCGGAGGGGCGCTATGGGTGCGGACGGATGCCTTCCACTGCATCGGCGGCTTCGATGAACGCTTCGAGGGTTGGGGCGGCGAGGACGAGGACATCACCCGCAGACTCGGCCGCGACGGTGAGTTCCGTCGCTACGACGACCAGCTCCTCCATATGGACCATCCGCGTCCGCCCATGCGCACCGAGGAGAACCAGTCCTTCAACGGCCATGTCGAGATGATGACGTGGACCGGGGGCAACGGCTTCGGCGACGTCGCCAAATATTCCGTTCGGGCGTGA